A single window of Flavobacterium sp. 140616W15 DNA harbors:
- a CDS encoding toxin-antitoxin system YwqK family antitoxin, with translation MIRINFNDDSIEIKHPDAGGGSTYFYQGVPFTGIIEEFHNNGNLIGEIEVKNGYTDGRIVHYYDNGQLQEEKFKKFNRLYNTYKYWDEQGNLILHIIHDNNGDEIQRVIG, from the coding sequence ATGATAAGAATTAATTTTAATGATGATAGTATTGAAATAAAACATCCAGATGCAGGAGGAGGAAGTACTTACTTTTATCAAGGAGTTCCCTTTACAGGAATTATTGAAGAATTTCATAATAATGGAAACCTTATAGGTGAAATCGAAGTAAAAAACGGTTATACTGATGGCCGTATTGTACATTATTATGATAATGGTCAATTACAGGAAGAAAAATTTAAAAAATTCAATAGACTATATAATACTTATAAATACTGGGATGAGCAAGGTAATTTAATTCTGCATATTATTCATGATAATAATGGAGATGAGATTCAAAGAGTTATTGGATAA